The following are from one region of the Gemmatimonadales bacterium genome:
- a CDS encoding anthranilate synthase component I family protein, giving the protein MGRSSAPGAAGPASSRAAWIALAAAGGIVPVVRECLLDADQPVAVLRKIARPPFAFLLESAVGGERWARYTFLGTEPREAWRYRGRSVARWTPESGWGPDQAAADPMEHLGARLRALGGAPRPELPRFFGGAVGYFAYDAVRALERLPDSPPDDLGLPDGLFMVADAVIVLDNLHNRARIVVSADVPAGASEPRRAELHDRAVARIEELEARLRGPGDLGPLGLDESLAPRDPASGYAPDRFRRDVERIREHIAAGDVFQAVLSRRLEVAGAVDPLRLYRYLRALNPAPYLFYLALDGFALVGSSPEVLVRVEDDVVTVRPIAGTRPRGADAAGDAVLAAELAADPKERAEHLMLVDLGRNDVGRVAAYGTVEVRELLALERYAHVQHLVSEVRGRLAPGRDAVDALKACFPAGTVSGAPKVRAMEIIDALEPVRRGPYAGAVGYVGWGARALDTAIAIRTCVVLPDRVLVQSGAGIVADSDPGRELAETLAKAQAALRAIALARRGT; this is encoded by the coding sequence ATGGGGCGGTCAAGCGCGCCCGGCGCGGCGGGGCCGGCTTCGAGCAGGGCGGCGTGGATCGCGCTCGCCGCCGCGGGGGGCATCGTGCCCGTGGTGCGGGAGTGCCTGCTCGACGCGGACCAGCCGGTCGCGGTCCTGCGCAAGATCGCCCGGCCGCCGTTCGCCTTCCTGCTCGAGTCCGCGGTCGGCGGCGAGCGCTGGGCGCGGTACACCTTCCTGGGCACCGAGCCCCGCGAGGCGTGGCGCTACCGGGGCCGGAGCGTCGCCCGGTGGACGCCGGAGAGCGGCTGGGGACCGGACCAGGCCGCCGCGGACCCGATGGAGCACCTGGGCGCCCGCCTCCGGGCGCTCGGCGGCGCGCCGCGGCCCGAGCTGCCCCGCTTCTTCGGGGGCGCGGTCGGCTACTTCGCCTACGACGCGGTGCGCGCCCTGGAGCGGCTGCCGGACTCCCCGCCCGACGACCTCGGCCTGCCCGACGGCCTGTTCATGGTCGCCGACGCGGTGATCGTGCTCGACAATCTCCACAACCGGGCGCGGATCGTGGTGAGCGCCGACGTGCCCGCCGGCGCCTCGGAGCCGCGCCGCGCCGAGCTGCACGACCGCGCGGTGGCGCGGATCGAGGAGCTGGAGGCGCGGCTGCGCGGCCCCGGCGACCTCGGGCCGCTGGGCCTCGACGAAAGCCTCGCGCCGCGGGACCCGGCCAGCGGCTATGCGCCCGACCGGTTCCGGCGCGACGTCGAGCGCATCCGGGAACACATCGCCGCCGGCGACGTCTTCCAGGCCGTGCTCTCCCGCCGCCTCGAGGTGGCGGGCGCGGTGGATCCGCTGCGGCTGTACCGCTACCTCCGGGCCCTCAATCCCGCGCCGTACCTCTTCTACCTCGCGCTCGACGGCTTCGCCCTGGTGGGCAGCTCGCCCGAGGTGCTGGTGCGGGTCGAGGACGACGTGGTGACGGTGCGCCCCATCGCGGGCACGCGGCCCCGCGGCGCCGACGCGGCGGGCGACGCCGTGCTCGCCGCGGAGCTGGCGGCGGACCCCAAGGAGCGTGCCGAGCACCTGATGCTGGTGGACCTGGGGCGCAACGACGTCGGGCGCGTGGCCGCGTACGGCACGGTGGAGGTCCGGGAGCTGCTGGCGCTCGAGCGCTACGCCCACGTCCAGCACCTCGTATCCGAAGTCCGCGGCCGCCTCGCGCCGGGGCGGGACGCGGTGGACGCGCTCAAGGCGTGCTTTCCCGCGGGCACCGTGTCCGGCGCGCCCAAGGTGCGCGCGATGGAGATCATCGACGCGCTGGAGCCCGTGCGCCGGGGGCCGTATGCCGGTGCGGTCGGCTACGTCGGCTGGGGAGCGCGGGCGCTCGACACCGCCATCGCGATCCGCACCTGCGTGGTCCTCCCCGACCGCGTCCTCGTGCAATCGGGGGCCGGCATCGTGGCGGATTCCGACCCCGGGCGCGAGCTCGCGGAGACCCTGGCGAAGGCGCAGGCGGCACTGCGGGCCATCGCCCTGGCGCGCCGCGGCACGTAG